Genomic segment of Paenibacillus sp. FSL R5-0623:
GAATCACGTTCACAATGGCTGTGCCCGGGTCTTTCCACTTGAATTCAGGTACCTGGTGAACAGGTAACAGGAAATACTGACCTTTCCTCGTAAAGACAAGCAAGTTCTCAAGTGTATTTACTTCCAGAACCTGAGCGATATAATCGCCGTCTTTTACTCCACTTCCGCTCCGTTCACCACCAGAACGTGTAAAGGACTGCATGCCTGTACGTTTCACGTATCCCTCTTTGGATAATGTAACAAATACATCTTCCGCGTTCACAAGTACTTCGAGATTAACCTTGAGTTCTTCCACTTCACCCTGAATCGCAGAACGACGGTCTATGCCGTATTTATCACGAATCTCCATCAATTCTTTGCGGATGACTCCGATGAGCTTGCGGTCACTATCCAGAATGGATTGTAGTTGTGCAATCTTTTTCATCAAATCACCGAGTTCCTTCTCCAGAGAATTAATCTCCAGATTCGTCAAACGGTACAATTGCAATGTAAGGATGGAATCCGCTTGGCGTTCCGTGAATCCAAACATCCACATCAGGTTATTCTGAGCATCCTGCCGGTTCTTCGACGCTTTGATGGCCGCAATGACCTCGTCAAGGATGTTAAGTGCTTTTACCAAGCCCTCGAGCACATGTGCACGGTCTTGCGCCTTCTCCAGCTCAAACCGGGTACGGAATGTTACAACTTCCCGCTGATGGGCAATGTAAGCCTCGAGGATCGACTTCAATCCTAATTGGTGAGGTGCTTTATTCACAATCGCCACCATATTGAAGTTATAGGTGACCTGCAGGTCGGTTTTCTTCAGCAAATAAGCCAAAATACCTTGTGCGTCCGCTTCTTTTTTCAGCTCGACCACGATTCGCAGACCTTCACGTCCACTCTCATCACGCACTTCAGCAATACCTTCAACCTTCTTCTCAAGTCGGATGTTCTCCATCGCTGTAACGAGGCGAGACTTCACGACCTGATAAGGGATCTCGGTAATGACGATCTGCTGTTTGCCACCGCGCATGTTTTCAATCTCGGTTTTGGACCGGATATAGATCCGTCCCTTACCTGTGCGATAGGCATCCAGAATACCGTCACCGCCCATTATCAACCCGCCTGTTGGAAAGTCAGGACCCTTCATAAACATCATGATTTCGTCCAGCTCGATCGACGGTTTCTCCATCACAGCGATCGAAGCATCAATGACTTCACGCAAATTGTGTGGAGGAATCTCCGTTGCAAATCCGGAGGAAATACCGCTGACGCCATTAACCAGCAAGTTCGGATAACGGGATGGCAATACAACCGGTTCTTTGGCCGTATTATCAAAATTATCCTTAAACAGAACCGTCCGTTTCTCGATATCGCGAAGCATCTCCATCGCGATGGGCGACAAACGGGCCTCCGTATACCGCATCGCCGCTGCCGGGTCATCATCCTGTGATCCCCAGTTACCATGACCGTCCACGAGCATATGGCCCATTTTCCATGGCTGAGCCATCCGCACCATGCCCTCATAGATGGATGAGTCACCATGTGGATGATAATTACCCATTACGTCCCCAACGGTTTTGGCAGACTTGCGATAAGTCTTGTCAGGCGTATTACCTGAATCGTACATGGCGTACAGAATACGCCGTTGTACTGGCTTCAACCCATCCCGGACATCCGGAATGGCTCGATCCTGAATAATATATTTGGAGTAGCGACCGAAACGGTCCCCAACGACCTCTTCGAGAAAGGCCGGCATAAATTGTTCTGATGGACTCATTCCAAGCACCTTCTATTCTTCGTACTCTGTAAAGTCGACGTTCTCTACAATCCAGCGTTTCCGCGGATCAACCTTATCACCCATGAGCGTAGATACACGACGTTCTGCTTTTGCTGCATCAACAATCTGTACCTTCAGCATCGCACGAGTTTCCGGATTCATTGTTGTTTCCCACAGTTGATCCGGGTTCATTTCACCTAGTCCTTTATAACGTTGAAGCTCAACATTATTACCGAATTCCTTCATGTAATTAGCCAGCTCTTCATCCGTCCATGCATATCGAACTGTCGCAAGCTTACCAGACTTACGAGTAAGTTTGTATAATGGCGGCTGAGCAATATATACTTTGCCTGCATCAATTAAAGGCTTCATATAACGATAAAAGAAGGTCAACAGCAGCACCTGAATATGTGCGCCGTCCGTATCTGCATCGGTCATAATGATAATTTTGGAATAATTGCTGTCTTCAACTGCAAATTCGGTTCCAATGCCCGCCCCGATCGCCGCTGTAATAGCGCGGTATTCTTCATTTTTGAGAATATCAGCCAGCTTTGATTTTTCTGGATTGAGCGGTTTTCCCTTGAGCGGCAGAATAGCCTGAATCTTCGAGTCACGTCCCTGTTTGGCAGAACCACCTGCGGAATCCCCTTCGACAATAAATAACTCATTTCGGGTAAAATCCTTTGATTGCGCCGGCGTTAGTTTGCCGTTCAGGTTGGAACTTTCGCTACGTTTCTTGCCTGTGCGCATATCATCACGTGCTTTGCGGGCTGCTTCTCTGGCTCTGGAGGCTTGAACCGCTTTGCGAATTAACGTTTGCGCTACCTGCGGGTTTTCTTCCAGGAACCGCTGAATATTTTCGGACACGACCGAATCCACTGCACTTCGAGCGGAAGCGCTGCCGAGCTGATCCTTGGTCTGACCTACGAACTCAACATCTGACATTTTGACACTGATTACGGCCATCATACCTTCACGCAGGTCATTACCTTCGAGATTTTTATCTTTTTCCTTGATCATGCTGGTACGCCGCGCGTAATCATTCATTACACGGGTATACGCAGCCCTGAATCCGGTCTCATGAGTACCGCCGCCCCGAGTAGGGATTGAGTTCACGAACGAAGCCAGCGTTTCGGTATAACCCGCGTTATACTGGATTGCCACTTCGACTTCAATGTCATCCTTCTCCGCATAGAAGTGAATAACATCATGCAACACATCTTTATTTTCGTTAAGAAAAGCAACAAACTGGCTTGCTCCGCCTTCATACATGTATTCATCCTGATTGCCCGAACGTTCATCCTTGAGCACAATTCTCAGACCGGAATTCAGAAAAGCAATCTCCTGAAGACGTTCTGCCAATGTATCATAATTGAATTGAATGCCGCTCTGGAACACCCGAATATCCGGTTTAAATGTAACTTTTGTACCTGTCCGATTGGTATTGCCCAACACTTCGAGACCGGAGACCGGTTCACCGACATGTTCAATCTCTTTTTTGTCCTTCCAATACTCGAATCGCTGACGATGAATCTTGCCATCACGGAAAATCTCGACTTCAAGCCACTCGGACAATGCGTTTGTAACTGACGCACCTACACCGTGCAAACCGCCTGATTTTTTGTATCCTGATCCACCGAACTTTCCGCCTGCGTGCAAAATCGTAAACACGACCTGGGGAGTAGGAATCCCTGTTTTATGTATACCTGTCGGAATTCCCCTTCCGTTATCCTGAACCGTAATAGAACCGTCCTTATGCAGCGTGATATCGATTTTGGAGCAGAATTTGGCGAGATGTTCGTCGACAGCGTTGTCGACAATTTCCCATACCAAATGATGTAGACCCGAAGTGCTGGTGCTGCCGATGTACATCCCCGGCCGTTTCCGTACCGCTACCAACCCTTCAAGTACTTGAATGTCGTCCGCGTCGTAGCCTGAAGACCCCTGTCCTCCGCCTGTCGAACCTGCCGACATATCGATTTGCTCGACCATTCATGCTCCCCCTTCTTAACTTGCAACTAAAAAAATGCCTAAAATGCAAACAGATGTTTTCTTATCCTTGTCCATTTTAATTCAAGATATCCCGTTTCGTAAAGACAAGGAATGACACAATGAGTGAAGCAATGCCCCAAACACTAAGCACAATAAGGGAAAAACCTAAATTCATACCCTCGATTGGAGGTAATCCACCAGACAAATAATTCGGAAGTTCGAGGTTAACCATGAACAGATACTTCGCTGTCTGCCAAGATGCTGCCATACTGGTCAAGATTGTTCCTGCAATCAGCGCGGCCATCATGATAACGATACTTGCAGCAGTACTGCGCACAAGCACAGATACCATAAATGCAAGCATAGCCACAATTACACTCACAAACCAGATCAGCCCTGCCTGCATAAGCATATACAGCCACTGGTCTACAGCATGCACTGCCGACATATCGACATCTGTTCCCACAACTTTGAATCCTGTGAAGATTGGCATGTTGAAGCCTTTATAACCAAAGACCGCACCCGATATGACATAACATATAATGTAGGCTGATACCACTATTATTGAAACAAACATAATCAGCGTAATTAATTTACTCAGAAGCACTTTCCAGCGTCTAACCGGACGCGTTAAAAGCATTTTAATCGTACCTGTCGTACGTTCACCGGAAACAAGATCTGAAGCAATAGCCATGATTAACAGTGGAATAAACAATCCAACTGCGTTGTTCATGAACTCCCGCGTAAAGGTGACACCACCCGGTTCTTTGGGATTGATGTCATTTTCAAGATAGTACTGCATCTGCTGGATATATACTGTTCTATATTTTTTGTATTCTTCAGGCACCCGATCGCTCCCGAGCGAGTTTTGATTATCTGTGATGGCCTGTTGCAGTTCAAGACGCCAATCGCCGCCAAACTTGTCACGATTATTCTCCGCAGATTTCATCTGGGCATACGTAAACATCGGTACGAGGACCGCAAGTACAATAAATATAATATAAAGCCGTTTTTTCTTCACCATCTTAATCGTTTCATTGCGAATCAGCGGCATGATATTACTCAATGGTTTCACCTTCTGTCATTTTTAAGAATAGTTGTTCAAGCGTAGGCTGAATCCGCTGTACCCCTTCAACCTGTATACCAGCTTGAACCATCTGCTGCACCAGATCAGGGATTCGATCTTCATGCATCTCGGCAACCACAGCGTTGGGACCAAGACCCGCAACAATGGTATCATCCATCACATCCGCAGGTCGACTTACCAGAGCAATGCCTGAATCCAGTAACATCTTTTTGCCTTGCTCCAGTGGTGAAACGTGCCATATGGCCAACTTGGAATGATCTTCAATCAGTTCACTTACACCTCCAACGGCAAGCACACGCCCAGCACTGATAATTGCTACTCTGTCACAGAGAAGCTGAATCTCACTTAACAAGTGACTGCTGACAAATACAGCCATACCTTCACTGGCAAGCTGCTTAATAAAGACACGAAGTTCCTTAATGCCTTTTGGATCAAGGCCATTCGTCGGTTCATCCAGAATGAGCAGACGCGGTCGCCCAAGCAGCGCTTGTGCAATACCGAGCCGTTGACGCATACCCAATGAGTACGTTCTGACTTTATCGTGAATCCGCTGATCCAGACGCACAATATCCACAACTTCCTGAATTCGTTCGTTGTCCACACCTTGTTGCATGCGGGCAAAATGCTCCAGGTTCTCCCACCCTGTCAGATATGTATATACCTCCGGATTTTCAACAATGGAGCCTACATACTTCAAAGCACGCTCAGGGTCCCGATTCACATCATAACCACAAACTTTAATTTTCCCTTCTGTCGGTTTGATCAGATCCACCAGCATCCGTATCGTTGTTGTTTTTCCGGCACCGTTGGGACCGAGAAATCCAAAGATTTCACCCGGTTTCACGTCAAATGTAACGTCCTTAATGATCCACTTGCGTCCAATCCGCTTCTTCAGATGTTGTACAGACAAGACGGAATCATACTGCTGCTCTGCCATTTAATTTCCGCTCCCTTCTACCGATGTATCTGCCTGGAATTCCTGTGCAATCCGAACTGCAATTTGCTCATAACCTTGTCCGTTGGGATGGAAATGATCTGACGAGAGATACTCCCCCAGATGATTTTCAAATAAATCGAATGTAGGGACCAGTGTCATCTTGTCCTCATTGTTCAAAATAGCCAGTGCAGCATTGTTCCATGCAGCAACCACTGCATTACCCGGCTTCTCGAGTTCCTTCACATCGCCAAATGGATTATACAGCCCTATGTACGCAATCTGTGCATCGGGATTAATTTCTTTGACTTTCTTCAATATCTCTTGAAGGCGCTTTGACGTTTCCGGCAAAGCTGCTGCCAGCTGCTCTGCTGTTGGCGGATCTTCCCCCTGAAGAACTTGTCCTCCCTGGAACAAATCATTTGCACCGATCGAGAGCAAAATAAAATTGGACTGCTGCAGGACGTAACGTACACCTTGCTCATCGAGTTTTTCCAATAAAGCACCTGTTCTCAAACCGTTTACACCCAGATTATTAAGAACCTGAACGTCATATCCTTTATCTTTAAGCAGGTTGCCTGCACGTCTCACAAAACCGAGTCCTTTATCATCCCCCGTGCCTCTTGCCAGAGAATCGCCGATGACGGCCATCCGAATCTTGCCATCTTCCACGACCGCCGGTTCCCCCTCGATATCCTTGGATGGAGCAGTTGCCTCCTGGCCTGTAGTTAATGCGGAATCTCCCTCGGGGAAAATCACATCTTTTATGGCGTATCCAAATCCAAATAACAACAGCAAAGTTGCCAAGATGGATACTGTACTGACAGTTCTCCAGATCCAGGGTGCTGAATCAAGGCTTTTTTTCTTTTTCATCATCACATCTCCGCTCATGTACACCAATCCGGGTGCTTTATAATTTATAATGACTTTACATTAAGGCGTGTCTAAAAATCCGCTTACTTCGGAGTTTTCAGACACGCCCTAATGATGCTATTCCTAAATAACATAAATGTTCTGTCGTTAATTTGCAAATTTTGGCGCTATATTCGCAGAATTCATTTTCCTTATGTCATTTTACGGAAAAAAGGTTATACCATACACAGATTTGAACTGTGTGCTGGCATAACCTTGTGGAAAAGAAATTCATACTTTCTTCATTATAAATCGATTACTTACCGATAAACTCTTGTGCCCAGTATCCGTTGTAGAAACCTACACCGATATGCGTAAAGTTTTTGCTCAGGATATTGGCACGGTGACCTTCACTATTCATCCAAGCTGTAACCACTTCCTGTGGTGTTTTTTGTCCTTTGGCAATGTTCTCACCTGCATAGCTGTAAGTTACTCCGAATTGTTTCATCATATCAAACGGAGAACCATACGTTGGTGACTGGTGATCAAAATAGTTATTGTTACTCATATCTTTTACTTTCGCAACAGCTACTTTGTCCAGAAGTGCATCTGAAGTCAGAGCGTTCAGACCTGCTTTGGCACGCTCCGCGTTCACAAGTTTTACAACTTGAGTAGCAAAATCGGATTGTGTGCTTTCGCTACCATTATTACTTGTATTGTTACCTGTGTTTGAAGGATCTTTTGCCGGTGTAGTTGCCGGTTTTTCTTCTTGAGCTGGTTGTGCTGGTTTAGTCGGTTGCTCCGGCTTAGTTGTAGGCTCAGCAGGTTTTGTTGTTGGTTGAGTTGGTTTTGTGGTCGGCTCAGCAGGTTTTGTCGTTTGATCAGCCTGCGTAGCAGGCTTCTCTACAATTTGCCCCTCGGATACGGTGTATCCATTTTGTTTGAGCCATTTCTCAATATAAGCTTTCAAGCTGTCTGTACTTGTAATTTTGTACGTTGTGATAGTCTTATATGTTGAATCTGCAGCAGAAGCGGAAGCAGGAAGCATTACCCCTACGGCCAGTACGGCTGTCAGACTACTCGTTACGACAGTTTTCATCCATTTCTTTTTCAAATTCATTCATCTCCTTAAAATTAGTTATTACAACTTTGTAATTAATACTCTAGCAGTATATCAATTCAATAGGAGATTGTGAACCTATAAAATATGGAAAAGTAACTTTTTTGTCATTTTTTAGCCATAAAAAAAAAGACATTCGGACTAAAAAAGCTAGTCGAATGTCGCTTCACCATCTATTTATCATTCACCACACCAAAATGTGCAGATCAGGATGTCATGAGAATTTCCATGCAATAGAAGAAACTTTATTTATACTATAGAAGAACTTTACTGAACCGATAGCCTCTCTTCTGAAAACCAATGTGCTCATAAAAAGAGTACGTTGTTGAAGTCACTTCACGGTTTGCACCCGTGACAAACAGTTGTTTACCACCTTGCTGTCTGCCCCAATCTTCGGCACGAGCCATCAGACGACGGGCAATCCCACTACCACGATGTTCTTGACCTACAATCAGGGAAGTAATTTGTGCGGCAGGTTCTGGATAGGCATGACTTTGCACACATTGCAAGCCAATCACACCAATAATTTGTTCATCCACTTCGGCAACAAGCATGCATGCGTTTGGATTGGTTTCCAAACATTCAATACGTTCTTTCATGACATTGGTTGTTGTCGGATAGCTGACCTCTCGCATCAGTCCCGTTACCGCTTCAGCATCTCGCAGCTCACACTCTCGGATCATCAGTACAGGGGCCTCAACATTATTGGACATGATTTACCTCCACTTTCAGCATATTAGCGGCTTGCACCGCTGTTTTACGAGCTTCTTCCACATCTTGGCCAGCACTTAAGGCTACAGCCATTCGGCGTCCTACTTTGGTCTCAGGTTTGCCAAATACACGAATCTGAGTACGAGGAAGAGCCAGTGCTTCTTCAATCCCGCCTACAGTAAAGTCAGATGTTTCATCATTAGCCTTCAGCGTTGCTGAAGCTCCCGGTGTCAACAGATGTACACCTGTGACCGGAAAACCAAGAATTGCACGTACATGCAGCGCAAACTCGGAACTGTCTTGCGTCACCATTGTAACCATACCCGTGTCATGCGGACGAGGAGATACCTCGCTGAACACAACCCCATCCGATGTGAGGAACAATTCCACTCCAAACAGTCCATACCCGCCAAGTTCATCCGTGACGGATTTGGCAATAT
This window contains:
- a CDS encoding ABC transporter ATP-binding protein, coding for MAEQQYDSVLSVQHLKKRIGRKWIIKDVTFDVKPGEIFGFLGPNGAGKTTTIRMLVDLIKPTEGKIKVCGYDVNRDPERALKYVGSIVENPEVYTYLTGWENLEHFARMQQGVDNERIQEVVDIVRLDQRIHDKVRTYSLGMRQRLGIAQALLGRPRLLILDEPTNGLDPKGIKELRVFIKQLASEGMAVFVSSHLLSEIQLLCDRVAIISAGRVLAVGGVSELIEDHSKLAIWHVSPLEQGKKMLLDSGIALVSRPADVMDDTIVAGLGPNAVVAEMHEDRIPDLVQQMVQAGIQVEGVQRIQPTLEQLFLKMTEGETIE
- a CDS encoding GNAT family N-acetyltransferase, with product MSNNVEAPVLMIRECELRDAEAVTGLMREVSYPTTTNVMKERIECLETNPNACMLVAEVDEQIIGVIGLQCVQSHAYPEPAAQITSLIVGQEHRGSGIARRLMARAEDWGRQQGGKQLFVTGANREVTSTTYSFYEHIGFQKRGYRFSKVLL
- a CDS encoding CAP domain-containing protein, producing the protein MKKKWMKTVVTSSLTAVLAVGVMLPASASAADSTYKTITTYKITSTDSLKAYIEKWLKQNGYTVSEGQIVEKPATQADQTTKPAEPTTKPTQPTTKPAEPTTKPEQPTKPAQPAQEEKPATTPAKDPSNTGNNTSNNGSESTQSDFATQVVKLVNAERAKAGLNALTSDALLDKVAVAKVKDMSNNNYFDHQSPTYGSPFDMMKQFGVTYSYAGENIAKGQKTPQEVVTAWMNSEGHRANILSKNFTHIGVGFYNGYWAQEFIGK
- a CDS encoding GDSL-type esterase/lipase family protein is translated as MMKKKKSLDSAPWIWRTVSTVSILATLLLLFGFGYAIKDVIFPEGDSALTTGQEATAPSKDIEGEPAVVEDGKIRMAVIGDSLARGTGDDKGLGFVRRAGNLLKDKGYDVQVLNNLGVNGLRTGALLEKLDEQGVRYVLQQSNFILLSIGANDLFQGGQVLQGEDPPTAEQLAAALPETSKRLQEILKKVKEINPDAQIAYIGLYNPFGDVKELEKPGNAVVAAWNNAALAILNNEDKMTLVPTFDLFENHLGEYLSSDHFHPNGQGYEQIAVRIAQEFQADTSVEGSGN
- a CDS encoding ABC transporter permease, translating into MSNIMPLIRNETIKMVKKKRLYIIFIVLAVLVPMFTYAQMKSAENNRDKFGGDWRLELQQAITDNQNSLGSDRVPEEYKKYRTVYIQQMQYYLENDINPKEPGGVTFTREFMNNAVGLFIPLLIMAIASDLVSGERTTGTIKMLLTRPVRRWKVLLSKLITLIMFVSIIVVSAYIICYVISGAVFGYKGFNMPIFTGFKVVGTDVDMSAVHAVDQWLYMLMQAGLIWFVSVIVAMLAFMVSVLVRSTAASIVIMMAALIAGTILTSMAASWQTAKYLFMVNLELPNYLSGGLPPIEGMNLGFSLIVLSVWGIASLIVSFLVFTKRDILN
- the gyrA gene encoding DNA gyrase subunit A — encoded protein: MSPSEQFMPAFLEEVVGDRFGRYSKYIIQDRAIPDVRDGLKPVQRRILYAMYDSGNTPDKTYRKSAKTVGDVMGNYHPHGDSSIYEGMVRMAQPWKMGHMLVDGHGNWGSQDDDPAAAMRYTEARLSPIAMEMLRDIEKRTVLFKDNFDNTAKEPVVLPSRYPNLLVNGVSGISSGFATEIPPHNLREVIDASIAVMEKPSIELDEIMMFMKGPDFPTGGLIMGGDGILDAYRTGKGRIYIRSKTEIENMRGGKQQIVITEIPYQVVKSRLVTAMENIRLEKKVEGIAEVRDESGREGLRIVVELKKEADAQGILAYLLKKTDLQVTYNFNMVAIVNKAPHQLGLKSILEAYIAHQREVVTFRTRFELEKAQDRAHVLEGLVKALNILDEVIAAIKASKNRQDAQNNLMWMFGFTERQADSILTLQLYRLTNLEINSLEKELGDLMKKIAQLQSILDSDRKLIGVIRKELMEIRDKYGIDRRSAIQGEVEELKVNLEVLVNAEDVFVTLSKEGYVKRTGMQSFTRSGGERSGSGVKDGDYIAQVLEVNTLENLLVFTRKGQYFLLPVHQVPEFKWKDPGTAIVNVIPLAKDDRIASVLAVKSFEEPNHSLVFVTRRGQVKRTELKDYVTKRSGAVAACKVGKDDEVLSVHLSTGDQDIMLITKEAMAIRFREDEVNPMGRVSGGVRGIQLRDTDEVVSALWVEGDEGEVAVLSDLGYGKRSLLLDYAIQSRGGKGLATFEFKEGKRVKPNGSRIVGAFYCKEQRKITVMTKEGQVFPISSEGVPITERKHIGKLIVHVDKQDEIVELLRDFNENQPAASS
- the parE gene encoding DNA topoisomerase IV subunit B; this encodes MVEQIDMSAGSTGGGQGSSGYDADDIQVLEGLVAVRKRPGMYIGSTSTSGLHHLVWEIVDNAVDEHLAKFCSKIDITLHKDGSITVQDNGRGIPTGIHKTGIPTPQVVFTILHAGGKFGGSGYKKSGGLHGVGASVTNALSEWLEVEIFRDGKIHRQRFEYWKDKKEIEHVGEPVSGLEVLGNTNRTGTKVTFKPDIRVFQSGIQFNYDTLAERLQEIAFLNSGLRIVLKDERSGNQDEYMYEGGASQFVAFLNENKDVLHDVIHFYAEKDDIEVEVAIQYNAGYTETLASFVNSIPTRGGGTHETGFRAAYTRVMNDYARRTSMIKEKDKNLEGNDLREGMMAVISVKMSDVEFVGQTKDQLGSASARSAVDSVVSENIQRFLEENPQVAQTLIRKAVQASRAREAARKARDDMRTGKKRSESSNLNGKLTPAQSKDFTRNELFIVEGDSAGGSAKQGRDSKIQAILPLKGKPLNPEKSKLADILKNEEYRAITAAIGAGIGTEFAVEDSNYSKIIIMTDADTDGAHIQVLLLTFFYRYMKPLIDAGKVYIAQPPLYKLTRKSGKLATVRYAWTDEELANYMKEFGNNVELQRYKGLGEMNPDQLWETTMNPETRAMLKVQIVDAAKAERRVSTLMGDKVDPRKRWIVENVDFTEYEE